The Quercus lobata isolate SW786 chromosome 9, ValleyOak3.0 Primary Assembly, whole genome shotgun sequence region gcaattaaaattaattaaataattttgtgattggttgataattagtatttaaaataGGAGtgcatgcataggaataaaagggatgattggataacaataaaattgtgaataatctgaactttatcaagatttattttagggtatttatctacaagataattgttcctGAAAAAGCCTGAATTATCcagaaaaaagataataaaaaaaattcatagacCAAGGATGAAAACACATCTAGGTGCAGGGATCGGatcaaaaaaccctagaaggaGTGTCTAAAACACACTCGAACACGGAAGAACATTCGGCGTACAAGAGCCCATTTGGCACTTTAAAAGGGCCGAATTTCCCCCTTTCGGGCTTTGTCCCAACGCCCTTCGAGTGACGATAAGGCACACCCTTTTCGATCTTTTCTCAAAAGGATGAGTCTCGATTCAAGTTCTACACATCGGAGctattttttagagtcttctggcctctataaatagaggctgGGTCTCATAAttcagcacctttttttttctacgCTCTGAGAGTCATGCATTTTGAGGCTTTCAAATTGCTGATATTTGTTGATCCTCTCTGAGATTTGTTgctaaaattagggttttttggtttcaaagataaccaaataagtttctttgaaccctaaaatatcCTCTCAAGAATAGGAGTGCTCATGCAAGAAGTTGTTTCCaatcaccttttctttttatgcttCTTGTTTATGATGatgaatgtttttctttatccatgaattattatttattgttttgttaaagCATGATCTTGATTTTTATACAATTGTTATGATCTTTTTCTTAATTCCAATAATCTGCATGTgaataattctttttcttaaaacaaaaacagatctacatctttctagttgtagatctgaatttttctcaataatcAAAAACAGATCtgtatctttcttagatgtagatctaaatttttcttaaaacaaaaacagatctgcatctttcttagatgtagatctgaatttttcttaattcaaaaatagatccgcatcttcattagatgcagatttgaatttttcttaaataaaaaaaaaaaaaaactgatttgtatctttcttagttacagatctgatttttctttaacatatgcagatttttgaaataaagaaaaagattaaacatgattgtgtttgtgtttgtgtttgttttatttaattcatgttgcataaatttaaattatgagtgaaactttcttcttaaaaaaatctttttcattcttttaaaaacatataaaaaacagatatgatttttctgttatcaaaaaccattttttagttcttaaaaaaaCAGACCtgatatttttcaaatcaaaagactTTATTTCATGTGATAAACATAGATCTGAATTTTCTATCTCTAGAAACCACCTTTTTCTACATCCTACAAAACAGATctggtattttgacaaatcaaaatcaatttttttttaccaatcaaaacagatctaaattttttaaacaaaagatgagacttcattcataaataaatttatgtgatttaagCTTTATTtaacatgttcaacatatcattcatgacgTGCATAAAAAggtacattggtcacaagagtctagaaaaCCAAGCTCTGTCTGGGCAAAATGAGTGtcaacaccttcccattccataaCTTAGCCTCCGGATTTAGATCTTTGGTTAAGTAGATCTAACCCTtgtctttactttttattttgggtagaatgtaactaggacaaaaaggcatgtaatttttcaattttccaaatatgtaattttttattcaatcaatgaagagaataattcagtcatgtatttagttttttttttttttttttggtataaaaaataagtggtcactccataccacttacccaaaaagagaggtgccctaaaaagcactccaaaaatctctcttttttgagagacAACTTTCGAGGTCTCTCATACTCGCTCAAACTTCTTTGGGGAGAGATGTCCTACTGAGATGACATCTCACCCAAAAGGAGTAAATATGAGTTGGGACCacttgatgcatgccatagaggtaGGTAATGAACAGGCTTAATCCTTATCCAAATGAGAGTAGTGAAAAACAGAGGGAGGTAAGAAACAAGACAAGCAATTTTATCTGGGAATGGGGAATGGTACAACCAACACGTTCAGAGCAATGGTAGTGGCTGAGTAGCCCGCAAGCCAGTGGGCAGTCTCGGAAGGACGCCCATAAGGAGCCAAAAGCAGTTAAGgggtaaaaatggtaaatcCTACCATGGAAAATAGTATTAAAAGCGGTAGCTGTGAACAGTAAAGGGGGAGGGGAGAAAAACGAAAAAAGGGAAGTCTAacgaaaaaaagagagaaaggaaaaaggaaatacGAAAATCAGAAAAGCATGAGAGATAGGAATAGAGGCATACATCAATAGACTACCCATTTCTCTCCATCTCGACAGACCCACTCTTTGAGAGATTGAGGATTGAAGCTTAAACTATTTAGGTCCTTTTTCCAAAGTGCGTAACTTCTATGGCAAAAGTCTTTTTTAAGGTTACTCATGTTGGGGATAGGTTCCCTGCTTGGATTTCCATCTGCTGAGAAGTTAAGCTTACTTTTATAGCAGAAAAGTTTTTCTTTATGCTTTGCTGAGTGAATAGTTTACAGTTATTAAACTGTCTGCTATAGTGTTATTTTGCTGTTGTATTATCCCACcataactttatcaagcaattTTCCCTTATTTAAGTGTTAATGTTATTTGTTTAGTATCTTAGTTATTTTGCCATATTGTATTCCTGCTACAACATCTGTAACAGCTATTTCTACTGTGGGCACGTCGTACACTCAATACCTCTGCCAGGACGCGTCCATATCGGGATGGCCCAACTTATGCTCAAACTGGCCTAATGTGAGTTTCATTTATGCCAACCCCAACTCTCTTACCTCAGAACTACAGGTCGTAGTGCAACAAGAGAGACCCAAGCCCAACAAcacaaaaggcccaccacaagggtaaaatttattgttgctacactcATGTTAAGCAACATCAAAATAGCATTTCAATCCACTTCTATCCATTTTAGTCCAATTTGGTCTACTTCaatctattcggtccattttggtccaatGCAATCTAGTTCAATCTATGCATTCCATTTCAGTCTACATTAGTCATTTGGTCAATTTCAGTCCACTTCGATCCATTCAGTCTATTTTGGTGATGCATTGCGAGGAGAGGTTTGTATAGAATAAAGATGAGTTGTTTCATTGATAATTATGATACATTCGCTGCATAATATTGGTAGGTTCTTGATTCTATCCATTCAGTTTACTCCAGTtgattcagtccactttggtgaTGCATTGTGAGGAGAgtttatatagaaaaatgagCTGCTTCATTGAAAATGATATCACATTCTCAATGTAATGTTGGTAGATTCttgataaaattacattttttttatgttattaaagtcttgtattttttcctaatataaatgatagatttttttatatcttCATTGACAATTATATTACATTCTCAATGTAATGTTGGTAGGttcttgataaaattataattttcttatgttattaaagttttatatattttttgtaatataaatgATGGATTCACTTATATCCATTTCCTCTTTAGGTCACTcgagacatatatatatagatgatgaaCCATTTGTAAAGAGTACTATAAACAGATGTTTccttaagaaaaaaacttaaaaaaatttaaaacactttcaaataacaaatatagatagtttaatttgaaaatctaatatattgttagaaaataattgcatcattttaagaataatttgaGACTAACACTTATAAGTCTCatctattattttcatttttcacttaacaaaaaaacaaattgttaaatttttctGCGCAACACACGAATCTGCAACTAGTGTGATTTAAAATACAAgatgaattttagttgagtttaGAATCCTCTAGAAACTAGACTACCATACGCTAGAACTTGATGGAAGGGTTCTCTAAAGCTACAGAATCACAGattagaatatatttttcaaCATGTTTTGATAATCATGTTTGATGAGtactaaagaaattgaaataaaaataaaatttaagttacAAGAATTGTAGAGAATATTGGGATTCGTTAGAGTTTTCAAGATAACTtcactataaattttttttaaaaaaaattattcatttactACGAAATGAGTGAATTAGATTTTGTCACATTAtcaacatttaaataaaaattgattggcACTAATAGGATATCTATTTATATTATTGATACATGACAAATTCCAATTCACTCATTTTACATTGGAATGAAtggataaaattttaaacacttTACAATAAAATTACCTAAGAACTCTAAATGATCTTAATCCATGAAATAAGAGACAAGTGACAGGATAACTCTTTTAAGTCTATATATTTTCTAACTAAATTGATACACCCACATTAAGTGAGGTTTTTTCCAAGCATGCTTGTGTAAAGACATATTCACACAACCTTTCAAAAGAAATAAGATTTTCTCTTTagggaaagaagaaaaggaagaaaaaaaaattttctctcatGCTTTCTTCAACTCTTTATCCagctagtctttttttttccccctttatttattttttcactaaTGCTTTCTAAAGTTAAATGGGTACATGATTTTTAGACATTGAATAATGTAAGCAACATCTGTTAAAGAACATGTGGATAAACTCCTGCTCTACCAAGTTTCTACATTGTATTGCCGAAGCAACATCCAGATATAGTAGCAGAGATTGCAGGTTTTATACCTAATGGATTTTCTGTTTCTGACTAACAATTTTAGGACCTTAGCTTCACTGTGAAGCTGCTTTCACATcagtcttttctctctctctctctctcatacctttttgtgtgaaaattgggttcttttttattatttatttttatttaaatttagaattgTATGTTAACTAgattatatatttcttcttaTTGTTTTGATCTTTCTAGGCTGAACTGAACTTCCAGTCACATGGAAAAACCCTATTTGAGCAAAGGTGAGGGGAAAGGAAAATGGGATTCTAACAGCTTCAGCTTTGAAGAAGATCATTCATGTGGAGTTTCATGGCCTGCAAAACAAGTCTTCACATGTAACTTTTGCAAGAGGCAATTCAGGTCTGCTCAAGCTCTTGGGGGTCATATGAATGTTCACAGGAAAGATAGAGCAAGGCTAAGATTGCTACCTTCATCATCTTCCGACAGTCataaccctaaccctaattttacttcatcaccatcatcttcatcatctaaGTTCTTACCATACACACATCATCCCTGGCCTTTTTTATCTTTACCATCATCATCTTCTATTGATGAAGAGAAGAAACTAGAGCTACCTCATCTTGATCCTTTGAATCCTCAAGGCAGGAACAATATGAATAAGAAGAGGATTATTGGAGGTGTTTTAGGGTTTGAAGAATTAAGGGGTACTTTTGCACAGAAAGATGAGCTTAAGGTTTTGAAGAAGGAAGATACAATTAAATTGGGCTTGGAGATAGGGTTACTGAAGGATCCACAAGAAGATTTGGATTTAGAGCTTCGACTTGGGTTTTTTTAGGTAgaatcttcaatttcttttgcattttacTTGCCTGATGAGAAGTCAAACTGTGGATGGGGAGAGATGCATGGATGATAGAATTAACTGTACTCTTATCTCTTGCTCCTCCACTGGCTGACTATGAACATTGTTCtcttatgttttattttaaggTTATTTAATTCATGTAATTTATCAGATTGCATAGTAATTATATGATGAATTATTAATTATGAGCTTAATTAATCTTTAATCTTCATGTTTTACTTGTTATAATGATGATTAGTGTGGTGGGGTGGTCGTCCTTAATTGTTAGGTTAATTATTACTTAGGTGAAGTTGTTGATATATCATCATTCATCATTATAATTCCTAGGAAAGATGAGATGTTTTAATTGATGTTCTCTTTTTGTGATTGTTCTCTTGAAAATGCAAACCGATCCTGCACAAATATCTATGTATATACTTCTTTATAATATACGAACTTTTATGTGCTATGAAGTTAGAACTTCTGTTTGAATTCAAGTCCCTTAATTAGTACATATGTAGTTAAATTGTTTTACATCCAAAGCATGCaatatttaatataaagttCACATTCTTTTATATCATATTTAAAATCTGGTATAAAAGTGTAGACATTTTGTGAAACATTTCACAAATCTGGTATAAAAGGGTAAACATTGTGTGAAACATTTCACATATAGGATTGAAAAAAACAATGGAATTTAAAAGTCTTTCCTTCGTTGAAATCACCTAAGAAAAATAATCTTCACCCAACTGGTTTTGACTCACTTTGGCTCAaattaagagcttgaaacttactTTGGATCTATATATGTTCTTTTCCTATTAATTGTTATCAACCAAACCACAGGTTAACGTAAATGTATAGTATAACATATAACAATGGTGATGTAATTCATGGCATGTTGACAGGCCAAATGGGGATATATCCCTTTCGCCGAAACTTTCCAACAAAATGTTCCatgtctgaaactatttagagATATGTCTCtgttttaaactcgattttctaaaaattgagtttcaatgaaaaactcgagTTGATGAAAATTAAGTTATATGcgatcaaactttaaaataaaaaaagagagaagaaaaaagaagcatggaactcgagtcccATACTGATTTTTTCAAGAAACTCGATTTTCGccaaatcgagtttttcattaaaactcgatttttttaaaatcaagtttcaaaacaggaacatatccctaaatagtttcagataAGAGGTATTTTGCTGGAAAGTTTCGGCAAAAGGggtattttgccattttggccCACGTTGACATGATTCTGCTTTACTCCAACATTTACAGTGTGTGAGAGACAAATAatgggagagggagagtgagtgaGACTAAGGAAAACAAAGGGTGAAATGGCAGTACACTCCGGCCCATTGcttctataattttttcaatatgtttttattcttgaaaaccgaaaagaaaaaaaaaattaaatgttatttatttctttattctctcAACACTCCATTTGTTTCTGCTGCCAACACTAATACCACCACCGTTGCCTACGCTGCTGCACAACCAATACTACCACGACATTATCTCCAATGCTGTTACTGCCGTCACCTCCATAGCCATGGCCACCACACCAATACTGCCACCATTAATGTTATCTCCAATTTTGTTACCACCATTGTTTCTTTATATGCATTTTGCATTTtgggatgtgaatgctcttagggaTAAAGCTACTATGTGACCAAGGGGATTGATGGCTCCTTGCAATttcatgttttatatatatataaaagatttgaAAGTTTGGATCGAAAATATTTATATCTAGCctctcaaattaaaaactaacTCCCAAATTGGAAGTTAGCCCaaagaacccaaaaaataaaatagctaCCTAGCCACCTAAGCCATATATGTCTAGGTAAATTCTTGGATCACTATATAAGAATGTGGAGAAGAACTAGAGCCCAAATATGAATGCTCGTTATATTGATAGTTAAAAGGTTGATTTTGTCATTAACAAAATTGCATTACAATTGAATGTCGTTATTGAATAGGAATTAAATCGTAATTTTGGTAAGTATgcattgaaattatttattcttagcTCAATTCTAGATACTCATGAGGCACATgaattttttagaattgattatatttttttgtcgATTAGCAAGTTTTATCTATGAGATTTTACATATCAAGGGGGGAAAACTACTATTTGAAATGTAACCTTATCATTATGATCCGTTTGACattcaaactcaaaaaatggtcaaaatttACTCAATTGGCTAATGGCTGGTTGGATAAAAAACTTAATAGCCTGTCAACTTATTTATAAAGTGATTGTACTTATACTTAGTCTTCTACCCTTTACTACAACTATGAAATAAacattttcagtaataaatattgtaaaaaatatatttggcAATAAAATGGAAGATGATTTTAAcatattctttaattttgtatattaaaaggaaaaattgctATAAAATTTAGTACATAATcaatcataaattatttttgggaTTAGAAAAACATCAACTTCTATTACGATTGAgttgaatattatatataatatatatatatatatattttaaaagtacttttgtgtcttttcttttatttatgttttattaatattaaatagatgctaatttatttttcatctattaatactttttttttttttttggattttactatatttcttattcttgggtggtcaaaatttttttattcataatgaTAAAATCTTGGTTAGCCACTACTTAAACAACCACCACTGCTTGCGCCGCCTCCATTAATGGTATCtccataataaaatattaatgattttattcctgagtaaaaaaaatgataaaacatttttgggctcatttttaaaataatcataaCACATACTTGAAAATAAGTagttttttctaagtttttaaaacattttgaaaTGAGCATCCAAATTAACGAGACTAAAATACAAGGATAAAAACCTAATCAACCTAATTTGATAAAGGTAATGTTGTTGCTCGGTTATAAATGAGCTACAAACACATTTTATGATTACATGGAAGGACTACGTGGCTCCATGCACTCCATCATAAtaactttaataataaaaaaattagtgaaaaacaacaaaatcaatttATATTAGGATGTCGGGATCAGGATGTATATGATTTCATTGATTTGATGCATATCCCAAAGATATAATTGTCAAAAATGAATAAGGTGGAGAATTAAATTTGGTTTGTACGGTAACACTCTAGAATACTCCATTGCCTTGTCCATCGATTCAAAGTGGAAATTTTGGTCTCTGTAAATAGCAGCAATAGGGATGTAATGCATTTCCCAACATCTGAAATCTTGCATGTTCCCCACGATGTTTGGGGTGTCTTTGTCAGCAACATGATGAGTTTACCTTTCTTATTTCCATTCTTGGTAGCATATGATTTGGTCATTGCATGCCaaatcaagataaaaaaaaaaaaaaaaaaaattcattgcaaTCTATTCAATGAAAGTGTGAAAAACTTAAAATGAGGTCACTGATCAGTGATTTGTGAAGCATTTGAGGGTAAGAAAAATGGACATCTGGGGCCTAGAACAAGGCCTGTCAAAGTGCATGTTTTGGTGAAAGGTGAATATTGTGGCAGCAGGCAGGCATGGGTTAAAGCAAAGCTAGTTGGGGCActttatcatcatcatccttaGCCATTCATGTTGTTTCTCATCATTCCTACAAGCTCCTCCAAGCTCCCCCTATCTATGTGAATtgtttttttcactttctcactttctttctttctattttattttatttagaaatgATTGATGTTAGGCTTGCTTTAGCAACTTGccagtgaattttttttatatttttttatttttatgttaggCTGGTCTAGGCCCAGATGAACTGTACTCGGCTTGCTGATTTTTATTGCTCCCCATCAAGTGATCATTATTGGGATTTACTTGGGCCAGACTCTTGGGCTCGGATGGTTCTCTGTTCCCCACTGTTTAtaaatctcactttttcaattttggcTAATCTATTTTTCACCGGCAACTACACCAATCCtaatattttatctttatttctttatactaGTGGCtaactcaaccaaaaaaaaaaaaattgtaattcgAACACCACAACAAATTTCCGAGATAAATTCGTTTGATTAATGTGGAATGAAAGAATTGTCAATAATGATCTTGTGTGAGAGTGATATTACACTAATCACAATTGGCCGctttaataattatgaaatttaatgCAAAGCTTATGGGATCAGTAacattgttgaaaaaaaatttctttattagttttttttattggcaaataatgtaataaaaacttaaaaacaaaaaaggtgtACAGCATAATGCAcataatcaaacaaacaaacttgaaAAGTAGGATCTTGATGGTATAATGATGCCTCTCTAGCAAATTCTGAGCCTGCTCTTCTTCTAAGATACAGCATGCTAAAGTAAAAAATCAGACAGTCCAACTCAACAAAGCATCCTTTGCCAATTTGCAAATATAGATATGAAAAAATGAGCTCTTTAGgacttttaaaaattgttttaatgATTTAATCTAACGTCCAGTTTGAAGATGTTTCAtattcaatcatttttaaagAATTGACTAGAAAAGGAGATTGACAATGGCCATCCTAATTCTGATCAGTTCAATTACCAATTTGAGTGAGAAGAAAGcaattagagttttttttttttttttttttttttagaaaagtttaTGGAATGGATGGCCTAAAAGCAttggtttaagaaatattttttaaaatttttttttactattaaaaaatatcttaaaaacACGCGAAACCCATTAACCaggttcttttatttatttatttatttattatttcctcTTTTTAATTTTGCAGTTGACCCAACAGGTCAGAGAAGGCGGTCAGATCAAATGGTTTGACTGGCTTGCCGTCTTTCCAGAACTATGTGAGTGTTAATCAAGTTGTTCCCCTTAATATCCTTTTCCCTAGTTCTCTTTTCCTTATTAGAAGATAGCATGATCCTTAATTATCAGGTCCCAATATCattaccaagaaaaaaatagaggaaaagacAAGCAAAAAGAAACTCAATTAGCCATAAAAGTTTTAGTTAGATAGATCATGGATATCTAATTGGTGATTTTATTAGAGAACCATATCTATGTGTTCTTGGTTTTTGTGCAAGAATGCTCCTCTTCAATTGCTAATAAatccaaaagaagaagaatgaaaaactACAACGATCATTTTAAACTTAAACAGTTGTGAAAGGttccaaattttgttttatatcaTCAACGTATTTCCTAGGCAATTAGGTgagagataaagataaagaaTTAGAGACATGTTTTGTACCAAAGCCTGAAACAACCATATTGGTTTTACAAAGTGGTTCATACATCAATATTGGGTGAAGAATGTGATCAAAGTAGAAGACAGAATGATTTGGTAAATCGAAAGTAGTTGTTGCAACACACTTGCGTTGTTGTCATTCCCATGTTCTAGCCATTGTCCATATCTTCTTATCTTTTCCTCTTACAATTTTCTTGCCGACTAAGTCAAAAAAACCCAACATCTAATTATACCTTTGAACCAATTTTCTTATATACAAGGAAGCATTCAATGACTAGTAGTATACAATACTCCAAAGACAAAAAGCTCCACTggtaataaaatatgaaaacttaaacttaatTGGTTAAATGATCGAATGAATTATGTCAACTCAGCACAATGGACCTCTTTGTCGTTCCGCGTGAGAAATGGgaaattgattttattgattagGTATCATAGAGCTAGATTAAAACATACtaattttgtttcttaatttttgcaCAATTTCGATACAAATAGAAACTTTATCATTGTGGAATGGTTAGGATGTCTTTGTCTACGTAATGACTGAATCCAGGTGTTTTTAAGAGTTGCTATGTTCTTAGCTAGCTAGTGGCAGGAAAGCCATATCATGcacataatttctttttcttttttttttttttttttttttttttttttttgaattatgaggTTTCGGACAGTGATGTGGCTAAAGATGCGGAACGTCTTAGGCTGTAATCCGGTTTCCATGAGTAAAAAAATCTTGTCTTAATTGTAAAGTAAACTGTTATTTGACTGACTGTGAAATTGCTAATTAACTTAATTGAACAGTGCCtcagatttttttatgtaaacttTTTGAGTTGTGCTAGGATCACCAAAAATGGCACAATTTTGTACCACAACTTATCACGTGGTGAGTTGTGACTAGTGAAAGAGTGTCTGTGGACCATGTGGGACACACTTTCACTAAttacaactcgccacatggcgaattgtggca contains the following coding sequences:
- the LOC115961688 gene encoding transcriptional regulator SUPERMAN-like translates to SSHMEKPYLSKGEGKGKWDSNSFSFEEDHSCGVSWPAKQVFTCNFCKRQFRSAQALGGHMNVHRKDRARLRLLPSSSSDSHNPNPNFTSSPSSSSSKFLPYTHHPWPFLSLPSSSSIDEEKKLELPHLDPLNPQGRNNMNKKRIIGGVLGFEELRGTFAQKDELKVLKKEDTIKLGLEIGLLKDPQEDLDLELRLGFF